The Candidatus Nitrospira nitrificans genome segment TTGATGCGGAAGGGGTGGAAACAATGGGCCGACGACGGATCCCCGGAGTTAACCCCCGAAGCCAAGCGCAAATATAAGTTTGACAGTCGTTTTTTAGACGATATGCTTCGCGTTTCCTGGGATACGGCCTTTACCTATGCCGCCAAGGCCATGATTGTGATTGCCACGCGGTATAGTGGCGAGGCCGGCGCGCGACGCCTTCGCGAGCAGGGTTATGCGCCGGAGATGATTGAAATGATGAAGGGCGCTGGAGTGCGCTGCTTCAAGCACCGGGCAGGCATGCCCATTCTCGGGTTCATCGGCAAACACTCCAACACCCGTTTCAACAACAGCGTCCTGCCGTTGCTGGATACATGGATACGCAAGGTCGGGCCGGACCAAGCGCAAGGCGGTCGGTATTGGAACAATTACACCTGGCATGGGGACCAAGATCCCTCACAGCCGTTTTGGAACGGCACGCAAAACTGCGACGTTGACTTGAGCGATATGCGCTTCACGAAGTTCAACACGAGCTGGGGCAAGAATTTCGTCGAGAACAAGATGCCGGAAGCGCACTGGAAGCTCGAATCGATCGAGCGCGGCGCGCGCATCGCGGTGATCACTCCGGAGTACAATCCGACGGCCCAGCGAGCCGACTACTGGATTCCCCTTCGCCCGCAATCGGACGGGGCGTTGTTCCTCGGGGCCTGCAAAATCATTCTCGATGAGAACATGCAGGACATCGACTATCTCAAGCAGTTCACGGATATGCCCCTGTTGGTCCGCACGGATACTCTCCAGTATCTGGACCCACGGGATGTGATCCAGGATTATAAATTCCCTGATTTCTCACACAGTTATTCCGGCCGGATCCAAGCGTTGAAGCCGGAATACATCGAACGGCTAGGCGGTTTCATGGTGTGGGACATGGCCAAGAAGCAGGCCGTCCCGCTTCATCGTGAGCAGGTCGGCTGGCATTTCGATAAGAGCGGGATTGAGCCGGCCTTGACGGGTACCTATCGAGTCAAGCTGCTGAACGGACGCGAAATCGACGCGCTGCCCATCTACCAGCTGTACCTGATCCACCTCCAAGACTACGATCTCGATACCACGCATCAGATCACCCGCTCTCCCAAGGATCTCCTGGTCCGCTGGGCGCGCGACTCGGGCACCATTAAACCAGCCGCGATCCACAACGGCGAAGGAGTCTGTCACTATTTCCATATGACGGCGAACGGGCGGGCGGCTGCCCTTGTCCTGACCTTGACCGGCAATATCGGCAAGTTCGGCTCCGGTTGCCATACCTGGTCCGGCAATTACAAGGTGGGAATTTGGAATGCGACGCCCTGGTCTGGCGTCGGTGGCGGCGTACACTTATCGGAAGATCCCTGGCACATCAATTTGGACGCCAATGCCCATGGGAAAGAAATCAAGTACAGGAACTACTATTACGGCGAAGAGCCTGCGTACTGGAATCACGGGGATACCGCGTTGATTGTCAATACGCCGAAGTATGGACGCAAGGTCTTCACCGGCAAGACCCACATGCCGACGCCGAGCAAGTTCCGTTGGGTCGTCAACGTCAACCTGTTGAACAACGCCAAGCACCATTACGATATGGTGCGGAACGTCGACCCCAACATCGAATGTCTCATCACCCAGGACATCGAAATGACGTCCGACGTCAACCACGCCGACATCGCCTTTGCCGTGAACTCCTGGATGGAATTCACCTATCCGGAAATGACGGCCACCGTGTCGAATCCGTGGGTGCAGATTTGGAAGGGTGGGATCAGGCCGCTGTACGACACGCGGAACGATGCAGATACGTTTGCGGGGGTGGCGGCAAAACTCGCCGAGATCACGGGCGAGAAACGAATGAGAGACGTCTTCCACTTTGTCTATGAGAATCGCGTGGACGTGTATGCACAACGCCTCCTTGACGCATCCAGCACGTTTTACGGCTACAGTGCCGATGTGCTCTTGAAGTCGGAAAAGGGCTGGATGGTGATGGTCAGGACCTATCCGCGACATCCACTCTGGGAGGAGACCAACGAGTCGAAGCCGATGTGGACCAGATCAGGGCGCATCGAGAGCTATCGTATCGAACCGGAAGCCATCGAGTACGGCGAAAACTTTATCTCCCATCGGGAAGGTCCGGAGGCGACGCCCTACTTGCCGAACGCGATCTTCACGACGAACCCCTACGTTCGGCCGGACGACTATGGCATTCCGATTGCGGCCCAACATCACGACGACAAAATGATTAGGAACATCAAGCTTGCGTGGCAGGAAATCAAACGCCACAGCAATCCCTTGTGGGAGAAGGGGTACCAGTTCTACTGCGTGACCCCGAAAACGCGCCATCGCGTGCACAGTCAGTGGTCGGTGAACGACTGGGTGCAGATTTACGAGTCCAACTTCGGCGATCCGTACCGGATGGACAAGCGAACGCCGGGGGTCGGCGAACATCAGGTGCATATCAATCCTCAAGCGGCCAAAGATCGTGGGATCAACGACGGGGACTATGTCTACATCGACGGGAATCCGGTGGACCGGCCTTACCGCGGGTGGAAACCCAGCGATCCCTACTACAAGGTCGCGCGGTTGATGATTCGCGCGAAGTACAATCCGGCCTATCCGTACCACGTCACGATGGCCAAGCATGCGCCCTATGTGTCGACCGCGAAGTCCGTCAAGGGCCATGAAACCCGGCCGGATGGGCGCGCGATCGCGATCGACACCGGGTATCAGTCGAACTTCCGGTATGGCGCGCAGCAGTCCTTTACGCGCAGCTGGCTGATGCCGATGCATCAAACCGACTCGCTCCCCGGTAAATCTGCAAACGGGCTGAAGTTTAAGTGGGGGTTTGAAATCGATCACCACGCGGTCAATACGGTGCCGAAGGAATGTCTCATCCGGATCACCAAGGCGGAAGACGGCGGCATCGGGGCCCGTGGGCCGTGGGAACCGGTCCGGACGGGGTTCACGCCGGGGCAAGAAAACGAGTTCATGATCAAGTGGCTCAAGGGCGAACATATCAAGATTAAAGTCTGAGGAAGACGTGAACCGTGAGGCGTGAACCGTGAAGCGCAGGAGTGGGTCTCCAACGGTTCACGATTCACGCGTAACGAATAACGGTTGCGACTGAAAGGAGCACACGATGCCGGAAGTCTATAATTGGCAGCTGGGCCGCAAGATGTTGTATCCCTACGAGGAACGGCATCCGAAGTGGCAGTTTGCCTTTGTCTTCAACATCAATCGCTGTTTAGCCTGTCAGACCTGCAGCATGGCGGATAAGTCGACCTGGCTCTTTTCCAAAGGGCAGGAATACATGTGGTGGAACAACGTGGAAACCAAGCCCTATGGCGGGTATCCCCAGTTCTACGACGTCAAGATCACGCAGTTGATCGAGCAGGTGAATCCGGGGGGGCAAGTCTGGAACGTTCGGGTGGGGCGGAAACACCATGCGCCCTACGGCGTCTTTGAAGGGATGACCATTTTTGATGCCGGGGCCAAAGTGGGCCAGGCCGCCATCGGCTACATTCCGACGGACCAGGAGTGGCGGTTCGTCAACATCTACGAAGACACGGCCACCTCGATGCGAGCGTTGGTCGAAGGCATCGACAAGACCGGCTTCTCGCGGGATGAGCCGTGGAAAATGACCGGGAGCAGCTTGCCGGAGCACGAGACCTTCTTCTTCTATCTCCAGCGGATTTGCAATCACTGCACCTATCCGGGGTGCTTGGCGGCCTGCCCCCGCAAGGCCATTTACAAGCGGCCGGAGGACGGCATCGTCCTCATCGATCAGAACCGGTGCCGGGGCTACAAGAAGTGCGTCGAGCAGTGTCCCTATAAGAAGCCGATGTATCGCGGGACGACGCGGGTGAGCGAGAAGTGTATCGCCTGTTATCCCCGGATCGAGGGCAAGGATCCGCTGACCGGCGGCGAGCCGATGGAGACGCGCTGTATGGCCGCCTGTGTCGGCAAGATTCGCATGCAGAGCTTGATGCGGATCGGCGAGGACGGCTTGTGGGCGGAAGATCGGTGGCATCCGCTGTACTACGCCATTCGGGTAGAGCAAGTCGCCTTGCCGCTGTACCCGCAATGGGGCACCGAGCCCAATGGCTTCTACATCCCCCCCCGGCATTCCCCGCGGGGCTATGCCCGGCAGATGTTCGGGCCCGGCGTGGACAATGCCATTGAGAAATACTTGGTCCCCAGTCGCGAACTGTTGGCCGTGCTGCAGCTCTGGCGGGCCAGTCAGCAGATTGTGTTCCGCTACGATGTCATCCCGGGGCCCAAAGTCTTTGAAACGCAGATCCACGGGAAGCGGTTCGAAATGTACAACGACACCGTCTTGGGCTTCAATAAGTCGGGCAAGGAAGTGGCCCGGATTCAGGTCGAAGAGCCGATCTACATCCGGCCGGCTGAACGGGTCACCTGGTTATAATCTAACGCAGGTCTTGTGTATAAATGGGGGCGGGGTCCCTTCGAAGAGGCTCCGCCCCCATGTTTTTCAGGAGCCTAAATTCTTAGTGGTCGGATCACACGCTTTCGGATCACATTTTTGAAGAGCTACGTATAGCGATATTTCCCCAAAAACGAATACCCTCAAGTCAAACTCGTCGCCAATTCCCAGCCTTTCAATATACCTACGGATCTTAAATCAGCTAGAGCCAACTATCCCTCTGTATCGGTCTTCTGGCTCAGCAGTACTGCTTCTTCTGTGCGCTTGACGAGACAGGCCATGTCCAGTACAGTTTTCCCATGGTGTCCTTGCTATTGTATTAGGGAGTACTCCCGGCGTGACATCACATCAGCAGCAAGCAGTTCCATTTGCTGCCCAAGCCATTCCATTTGATGAGTTTCTCGCCTCAGGTAAACTCCCAGATGGCTATCTGAATAGTGAATATGTCGCTCAACAATTCGTCGAGCGCCTTGTCCATTATATTCTCAGCGTTCCATCTGGCAGTTATTCCATGGCTCAGTTGAGCCAACTTTTGGAGCAGCTCGATCCACGCACACAGGTTTTTTTCTTCAAACGGCTCAAGGAAACCAGCCCGGATTGCTTAAAGGATTTTGCGTCTCTCTACTATGGTTTCATGAACGAGTTTCATTCGCTCCTATTCACATAAAAAGACCACGACAAAAAATACTCCTTGTCGGCACTCCAAACTGATGTATAATTACGTCTCATTCAAAGGAGAAGGAGTATTATGAATCCATCGTTACAAAGGGCCGTCACCAGTTTTTACAATTTGATTTACGAAGCACAGACCTTTGCCACCGCGATGGCAAGGATCGATACCGCTGAGCAGGAGCATTACGCCGGACGTATTGAAGGCCTCAATTGGGTTCTCGACCGCTGTCAGGAACTAGAGGACATGGACACGAACCTGACGCCTTCTTCTCTCCAGCGCATCCTTGGGGAAGTCAAATCCGATTTGGAACATGAACTTTCCGTTCAGCGAAGAGAAAAGGGACGACGGGCTGATGGGAGGGAGGAAGCCCTCAATTTCGTTGCAGATTATCTATCAAGCCTCATTACAGCCACTGAGATCGAGTCCGCCAAAACCACCGTCTGACCCAGATCCTTTCATATAAACGGGGCGGCTGTCTCTCTTTGGCTCAGAAGAGGCACGGCCCCGCCTTCTCCAGTCAATCCCAGGGAAAACGGAATCGATCACCAGCCACCAGCTTAGGGTATCGTGCCCGGACAGGGCAAGCGCACTTCTTAAAGCGACCTTGACCCCATAATGCCTTCTCAAGGTGTGACGACAGTTGGATCAACCTTCGGCCATACCAATTGCTATGTGGACGCATCATTGGTCTGACTCATGCTAAAACTGATTAAGTCTTGACCAAGACTTCCACTTCTCACTAAGATAAATT includes the following:
- a CDS encoding molybdopterin-dependent oxidoreductase; protein product: LMRKGWKQWADDGSPELTPEAKRKYKFDSRFLDDMLRVSWDTAFTYAAKAMIVIATRYSGEAGARRLREQGYAPEMIEMMKGAGVRCFKHRAGMPILGFIGKHSNTRFNNSVLPLLDTWIRKVGPDQAQGGRYWNNYTWHGDQDPSQPFWNGTQNCDVDLSDMRFTKFNTSWGKNFVENKMPEAHWKLESIERGARIAVITPEYNPTAQRADYWIPLRPQSDGALFLGACKIILDENMQDIDYLKQFTDMPLLVRTDTLQYLDPRDVIQDYKFPDFSHSYSGRIQALKPEYIERLGGFMVWDMAKKQAVPLHREQVGWHFDKSGIEPALTGTYRVKLLNGREIDALPIYQLYLIHLQDYDLDTTHQITRSPKDLLVRWARDSGTIKPAAIHNGEGVCHYFHMTANGRAAALVLTLTGNIGKFGSGCHTWSGNYKVGIWNATPWSGVGGGVHLSEDPWHINLDANAHGKEIKYRNYYYGEEPAYWNHGDTALIVNTPKYGRKVFTGKTHMPTPSKFRWVVNVNLLNNAKHHYDMVRNVDPNIECLITQDIEMTSDVNHADIAFAVNSWMEFTYPEMTATVSNPWVQIWKGGIRPLYDTRNDADTFAGVAAKLAEITGEKRMRDVFHFVYENRVDVYAQRLLDASSTFYGYSADVLLKSEKGWMVMVRTYPRHPLWEETNESKPMWTRSGRIESYRIEPEAIEYGENFISHREGPEATPYLPNAIFTTNPYVRPDDYGIPIAAQHHDDKMIRNIKLAWQEIKRHSNPLWEKGYQFYCVTPKTRHRVHSQWSVNDWVQIYESNFGDPYRMDKRTPGVGEHQVHINPQAAKDRGINDGDYVYIDGNPVDRPYRGWKPSDPYYKVARLMIRAKYNPAYPYHVTMAKHAPYVSTAKSVKGHETRPDGRAIAIDTGYQSNFRYGAQQSFTRSWLMPMHQTDSLPGKSANGLKFKWGFEIDHHAVNTVPKECLIRITKAEDGGIGARGPWEPVRTGFTPGQENEFMIKWLKGEHIKIKV
- a CDS encoding 4Fe-4S dicluster domain-containing protein — encoded protein: MPEVYNWQLGRKMLYPYEERHPKWQFAFVFNINRCLACQTCSMADKSTWLFSKGQEYMWWNNVETKPYGGYPQFYDVKITQLIEQVNPGGQVWNVRVGRKHHAPYGVFEGMTIFDAGAKVGQAAIGYIPTDQEWRFVNIYEDTATSMRALVEGIDKTGFSRDEPWKMTGSSLPEHETFFFYLQRICNHCTYPGCLAACPRKAIYKRPEDGIVLIDQNRCRGYKKCVEQCPYKKPMYRGTTRVSEKCIACYPRIEGKDPLTGGEPMETRCMAACVGKIRMQSLMRIGEDGLWAEDRWHPLYYAIRVEQVALPLYPQWGTEPNGFYIPPRHSPRGYARQMFGPGVDNAIEKYLVPSRELLAVLQLWRASQQIVFRYDVIPGPKVFETQIHGKRFEMYNDTVLGFNKSGKEVARIQVEEPIYIRPAERVTWL